TTGCCGTGGGCCGGTTCTTTGTCAATACGACCCACATAATCACGGTTTTGTTCATAGGTGGCGTATAAGGCGTGCATCCAGTTCATCTTTTTCTTTTTCCTTTCATTCTCCCAGGCTCAGATCATTCAGTCCGCTGGATCTTGGCGGGCATGCCGCCATGGGGCGTACATGCTTGACAATTTCGCATGCTTCAGGGCGCACGAAGCGGATCATTCCATTTTCCATGACCGGACGCCAAAAACGTATGGAAAGCTCCTCTTTTCCCGTTTCATCCGGATAATTGAAACCATGGAACATGAGTCCGAAAGACGTGTTTCCATATTGGTCATAGAATCCCTTTCCTTCTCCAAACCGGCATGGTTCCACGTATCCCTGGCATTCCCTGGTTCCCAACGCGATGTCCCTACGTCCTCCGCGGTCAATCATGCGACGGGCAATTTCATAATGCTTGCCGTCGATCCGGTCCTTGGACATATCCGGACGGTACATGTTCCATTCAAAATGAGCCTTGACTTGATATTCCACATCTTGAAGGTAGGTATATACGGATAAATCCGCCCCGGCTTCATGATATTTGATCAGTTTCATATTTTTGGGAACCAGACGGATAGGGCGCATTATTCTCACCTCGTCAATTAACCAGATCAGGGTGGGTTTCCAGTAGACCGCCTTTACAATTCCTTTCAGGGCTTCATAAGTGGGGATTTGATAAGAACATTTTTCTCCGCCTATCCGGGTGAGGGGGTCGGAGAAAAGCGCATATTTCCCGTAGACCTTAAATTCGATTTGATTAAGCATGAATATGAAGCTGTTGAAATTTTTAAATCCGGGAAACGGTCAGCGCACCGGAAGTCTCTCCGGGGTCTGTGAGAAAGCCCAGAAATGGATCATATTTATTAGGTACTGTTGTATAAATATCCACTCCTTCCTGTATACGCATGATGTCTCCCGCATTCAAGTATTTTCCAAGAAGTCGGTTGGAAATCGCGACGGAATAGGCTCTGGCTTTTTGGATCCATTCATTCCATTGTTCCCATTCTTCATCCGTATGAGGATTCATGTTCCAGAGTTTTTCCCTGCATTCTTCCCCTCTTCCATAAGGGGTGATAACAGCTATTGTATCAACCTGGATCGGATGATAGTGGCGTGCTGCCGAGTCAAAGGCCTGGAAAAGACGAAGGGGAGCATATTTGGACTGCTGACGGGGATATGTCATCAGTTTGGAATTTTGAGATAGCGCATCCTCCATGTTGGTGACGACGCCGGAGCATTTAAACGGGTAAGACAGATGATCATGATTATGAGAGCGGGTGAGCTTGCCGTAGAATTCCTTAAAATAGAGCGAAACGGATTTGTTTCCCAGAATTCCTCCTTCTTCAGGATCACAAATCATTCCCATAGCAATTTCTCTTCCGATTTCAAGTTCCCGGAGAGAATCCAGTCTTTCCAGATTGCCTGCGGGATTAATCAGGATAACTCTTCCCCCGGGACGGTTGGCGTCCCTGTTGCATCGGCCTGCCGCTTGAGTGCAGGAATCCAGGCCGGCCACGCTCCGTATGATTACGTCAAAATCTACGTCCACTCCGGCTTCAATGAGGCCGGTACTGATGCACACAACGGCTTTTCCCTTCCTTCTGGCCTTTTCCAGGGATTCTTTGTCAATACGGTTCGTGATGATTTCTTTCCTGTGGGCAGGGCACATGTTGGTGCTGAGGTGGAAAACGTCCGCCTCTGTATTCAGGTCCCGGCAGGCGCAGGCCAGTTTAGAGGCCAGTTTTTTGGTGTTTACGATGACGAGGGTGGGGCCTTTGGAGAAAGCTTGCTCCATGATGGAGTCCCTCATTTTTTCTACGGTCCAGTAATTGGAGGATTTTAGTTCACAGACAACCTCGCATTGACGGAATTGGCTAAATTGATCGAAATAAGCTTGGCTGTCCGGAATAATAGGTGTTTCGATGAGATGAGCATGCGTTCCGTCTTCCGTGGCAGTTTCCGGAGGAGTAGCCGTACAGCGGATGGTGCTGCTGTGGCAGATGCCGGAGAGAAAATCCAGCGAATGTTCAAAAAGCCGTAGTGAGGTTGGGGGAATAGCTTGCACTTCGTCAAAAATAACAACGGCATTTGCCAGGGAGTGCATGCGCCGCACATGCTGTTTGCCGGATGCATATAAGGCATTCAAGTATTGGACGGATGTAGTGAGTACAATGGGAACGTTCCATGTTTGAGTGGCTTCCATGTACCAGGTTTTTCTTTTCGGTGACCATGGTTCCATTTCTCCCTCCTCGTTAAGGGTTTCCTTCACCAGATTGGAATGATGCTCCAGGATGCAGTCTTTATATTCATTTCCAAGTACTTTCCGGATGGCATTGGCCGTTTGGTCAAGAATGGAGGTATAGGGAATGATGTAGATGATGCGTGACAAATGGTGCCGCCGTGCATGTTCCAAGGCAAATCTGAGGCTTGAGAGAGTTTTGCCTGCACCGGTGGGAAGTGTAAGGTTCCACTTGCCAACTTGTCCTGGCGCAGCTTGAAGGCACTCCTGCGACATGGCTGCCCGGCTTTGATTGATGGGAGTATCAGCCTTGAATTGTTCGAGATGTTTATTCAAGTTTTTTAACATTCCTTCCCAATCCGGGTCCGGAATGCTTTCGTAGCTTCCTTTTCCGGAAGCACTGGTGTAATCCGCTTCGATAAGGCTGCTCAAGCAGAACCGTGCGATTAGTCCGGCATGGAATGCTTGTTTTTTTGGACAGTGGCCAAACAGGGTGGCAAGGAGGGTGTAAACATTCTTGAATTCCGTGGCCAGTTCCGTTTTTTTCAGGAGAGAGTAGTAATGATCTTTCTCCTGAAACGTCAATTTGGACAGGATTTCATCAAGATGGGTTTTCTCTCCGGATTTTTCCATGCGCTTGGAGAATACGTCATCTCCGGGCATCGTGCCACGGAAGCAGTCAATGAGAGCAGAGTTGTGATGGGAGGCAATACATAAAGCAATGATTTGCCGGAAGATAAAAAATTCTTCAGAGTCCTCCGGGATGGGAAAATAATTCCAGACAAACTGGGCTCCAGCAGTGGAATGGTCTATGCCGCTTTTTGGAATTGGAGGACTGATATGTTGAGAGAGAGCATCCATGTATTGCTGAAAGTCTGCACTCATTTTGCCGAAGTCGTGCATGCCGCCGATCAAGGCCCCAAATTGCGATAGCCCTAAGGGAGCAAGCAGGGTAGACATCGTACGGGAACATTCTTGTTCGTGAGTGGAAAGAGACTGATGGGGGCGAGCCTGATACATGTGAAACTATCATAGGTTCCATATGATCATTTGCAATATATGAATTGATTAATTTAGTATTTTATTTAGTGTTTCACCCTGAACAGAATTTCCAAGATGCCTTCTTCCTTTTTTTCAGTGCCCCTGGCGGCATTACAGCATTACTTGTATTGTCCCAGGCAATGCGCGCTGATTCATCTGGAATGCGTGTGGGCTGATAATCAATTTACGGCGGAGGGGAATGTATTTCATGAACGGGCGGATTCCGGCATGACGGAAAACCGCGGGCGAAAGAGGATCCTGCGTTCTCTTCATATTTCTTCCCTCCAATGGGGAATTCACGGCATTGCGGATGTCGTGGAGGCTGTTTATGCTGAGAAAGGCGGCATTCCCGTATCCATGACGCCCGTGGAGTACAAGGTGGGCAAGCCCAAACCGCACCGTGCGGATGAAGTGCAGGTGTGCGCCCAGGCCTTGTGCCTGGAAGAAATGTTTGGGTTGGAGATTCCCTCCGGTTTTCTGTTTTATGGAAAGCCCCAGAAAAGGATGGAGGTGGTATTTGATGAAGAGCTGCGTACTCTGACAGCCGGGGTTATCAGGAATGCCAGGGAGGTGTTAACCGGGGGAGTGACGCCGTTGCCCATGTATTCCAAAGCCTGCAAGTCCTGTTCCCTGGTCAATGATTGTCTTCCTGACGTTTGCCGGGAGCACAGGCAGACCATGAAGGCCCGGGTGGATGATGTGTTTGAAGATAGTCTTGGTGCAAGTGAAGCTGATGATTTATGAAGAAACATTTAAATACCTTGTTTGTGACGCTGGAGGGATGCTGGCTGTCCAAGGATGGCGATACCGTGAAAGTCAATTCGGAAGGAACATGTTTGCTGCGGGTTCCCCTCCATAATTTGGAGGGTATTGTGACGCTGGGATGGGACATAGGAGTTTCCCCTTATTTGATGGGGGCCTGTGCGGAGCGCGGCATCACGCTTTCCTTCTGCAATCCTTACGGTAAATTCTTGGCTGGCGTCCAGGGCTTCATGAAGGGAAATATCCTGCTGCGCCGGGAGCAATACCGCTGGGCTGATGATGAGGCAAGATGGGTTGGCGTTGCCCGGGAAATGATAGGAGCCAAAATTGCCAATTGCCGCAGTTTGCTTTTAAGAGCGCAGAGAACTTACGGGAAAGATTTGTCGGAAGCGGTGGACCGTCTGGCTGCTTTTTGCCGCATGGCCCGCGGGTGCAGTTCCGGCGATATGCTGCGGGGCATTGAAGGTTCCGCTGCGGAAACATATTTTTCCTGCGTGTCCCATTGCCAGAGGACGGAAGAGCCGGAGTTAGTGTTTGAAGGCCGCAACAGGCGTCCTCCCAAGGATTGTTTTAACGCCCTTCTATCTTTTCTATATAGTCTGTTGTGCCATGATGCCAGGTCCGCTCTTGAAAGCGCCGGCATTGATGCGGCCGCCGGTTTTCTGCATCGCGACCGTCCGGGGCGTCCCGGAATGGCCTTGGACCTGATGGAAGAATTCCGGGCGCCGCTGGCTGATCGCCTGGCTCTTACGCTAATCAACCGCAAGCAAATTTCCGCAGATGATTTCGACAAGGAGGAATCCGGAGCCGTCTTTTTGAAGGAAGATTCCCGTAAGAAAGTATTGAATGCCTGGCAGGAGCGCAAGAAGACCGTTTTGGTGCACCCCTTCCTTCAGGAAAAGACGACACAGGGATTGCTGATTCACATCCAGGCCCTTTTGCTAGCACGTCATTTGCGCGGAGACCTGGACTGCTATCCTCCGTTTATTGGCAAGTAAAACGCTCCTTAGCCATGTATATTCTCATTACTTATGATGTAGCTACGGATGACAAGGCCGGGCAGCGGCGGTTGCGTCAAGTTGCCCGCGCCTGTGAAAATATCGGTCAGAGAGTGCAGAATTCCGTGTTTGAATGTGAGCTGGCTCCGGCCCAATTGGTTGACATCAGGAACAAGCTGCTTAAGATTATTGATAACGAGAGCGACAGCCTGAGAATTTATCACATGGGGT
The genomic region above belongs to Akkermansia massiliensis and contains:
- the cas4 gene encoding CRISPR-associated protein Cas4; amino-acid sequence: MPSSFFSVPLAALQHYLYCPRQCALIHLECVWADNQFTAEGNVFHERADSGMTENRGRKRILRSLHISSLQWGIHGIADVVEAVYAEKGGIPVSMTPVEYKVGKPKPHRADEVQVCAQALCLEEMFGLEIPSGFLFYGKPQKRMEVVFDEELRTLTAGVIRNAREVLTGGVTPLPMYSKACKSCSLVNDCLPDVCREHRQTMKARVDDVFEDSLGASEADDL
- the cas1c gene encoding type I-C CRISPR-associated endonuclease Cas1c → MKKHLNTLFVTLEGCWLSKDGDTVKVNSEGTCLLRVPLHNLEGIVTLGWDIGVSPYLMGACAERGITLSFCNPYGKFLAGVQGFMKGNILLRREQYRWADDEARWVGVAREMIGAKIANCRSLLLRAQRTYGKDLSEAVDRLAAFCRMARGCSSGDMLRGIEGSAAETYFSCVSHCQRTEEPELVFEGRNRRPPKDCFNALLSFLYSLLCHDARSALESAGIDAAAGFLHRDRPGRPGMALDLMEEFRAPLADRLALTLINRKQISADDFDKEESGAVFLKEDSRKKVLNAWQERKKTVLVHPFLQEKTTQGLLIHIQALLLARHLRGDLDCYPPFIGK
- the cas2 gene encoding CRISPR-associated endonuclease Cas2, translated to MYILITYDVATDDKAGQRRLRQVARACENIGQRVQNSVFECELAPAQLVDIRNKLLKIIDNESDSLRIYHMGSNWHHKIEQLGKEKSFDISGPLII
- the cas3 gene encoding CRISPR-associated helicase Cas3', translated to MSTLLAPLGLSQFGALIGGMHDFGKMSADFQQYMDALSQHISPPIPKSGIDHSTAGAQFVWNYFPIPEDSEEFFIFRQIIALCIASHHNSALIDCFRGTMPGDDVFSKRMEKSGEKTHLDEILSKLTFQEKDHYYSLLKKTELATEFKNVYTLLATLFGHCPKKQAFHAGLIARFCLSSLIEADYTSASGKGSYESIPDPDWEGMLKNLNKHLEQFKADTPINQSRAAMSQECLQAAPGQVGKWNLTLPTGAGKTLSSLRFALEHARRHHLSRIIYIIPYTSILDQTANAIRKVLGNEYKDCILEHHSNLVKETLNEEGEMEPWSPKRKTWYMEATQTWNVPIVLTTSVQYLNALYASGKQHVRRMHSLANAVVIFDEVQAIPPTSLRLFEHSLDFLSGICHSSTIRCTATPPETATEDGTHAHLIETPIIPDSQAYFDQFSQFRQCEVVCELKSSNYWTVEKMRDSIMEQAFSKGPTLVIVNTKKLASKLACACRDLNTEADVFHLSTNMCPAHRKEIITNRIDKESLEKARRKGKAVVCISTGLIEAGVDVDFDVIIRSVAGLDSCTQAAGRCNRDANRPGGRVILINPAGNLERLDSLRELEIGREIAMGMICDPEEGGILGNKSVSLYFKEFYGKLTRSHNHDHLSYPFKCSGVVTNMEDALSQNSKLMTYPRQQSKYAPLRLFQAFDSAARHYHPIQVDTIAVITPYGRGEECREKLWNMNPHTDEEWEQWNEWIQKARAYSVAISNRLLGKYLNAGDIMRIQEGVDIYTTVPNKYDPFLGFLTDPGETSGALTVSRI
- the cas5c gene encoding type I-C CRISPR-associated protein Cas5c — protein: MLNQIEFKVYGKYALFSDPLTRIGGEKCSYQIPTYEALKGIVKAVYWKPTLIWLIDEVRIMRPIRLVPKNMKLIKYHEAGADLSVYTYLQDVEYQVKAHFEWNMYRPDMSKDRIDGKHYEIARRMIDRGGRRDIALGTRECQGYVEPCRFGEGKGFYDQYGNTSFGLMFHGFNYPDETGKEELSIRFWRPVMENGMIRFVRPEACEIVKHVRPMAACPPRSSGLNDLSLGE